A stretch of the Danio rerio strain Tuebingen ecotype United States chromosome 18, GRCz12tu, whole genome shotgun sequence genome encodes the following:
- the homer2 gene encoding homer protein homolog 2 isoform X2, whose protein sequence is MEQPIFTTRAHVFQIDPTTKKNWVPASKQAVTVSYFYDSARNSYRIISVDGTKVIINSTITPNMNFTKTSQKFGQWADSRANTVFGLGFASEQQLSKFAEKFLEVKEAAKLAREKSQDKMETSSDQSQESGRDTPSGNQPSSINGTDDEKISHSGPETAALKAENDLLKSAVEESKKCESELQALRDSSARLQEALQEAESSAESWKTQATRSLEENNQLRSKIAELELQCKELSVERERNAQLTVRIQELEADLQDKQQELENLRKQAEIIPQLMAECESLSGKLQAAELSSSGLRERVELLQGEAQHRQQQQNSLKTELKLLMEQLDGKIDELHEVRQGISKLGIDN, encoded by the exons AT ggaGCAGCCGATCTTCACCACCAGGGCTCATGTCTTCCAGATCGACCCCACGACCAAGAAGAACTGGGTTCCCGCCAGTAAACAGGCCGTTACGGTCTCCTACTTCTACGACAGCGCACGCAACAGCTACCGCATCATCAGCGTAGACGGAACAAAG gtgATCATCAACAGCACCATCACACCCAACATGAACTTCACTAAAACCTCTCAGAAGTTCGGGCAGTGGGCCGACAGCAGAGCCAACACGGTGTTCGGCCTCGGGTTCGCCTCCGAGCAGCAGCTGTCCAAG TTCGCAGAGAAGTTCCTGGAGGTCAAAGAGGCAGCAAAACTGGCCAGAGAGAAGTCTCAGGACAAGATGGAGACGTCGAGCGATCAGTCACAG GAGTCTGGGCGAGACACTCCGTCAGGGAATCAGCCGTCCAGCATCAACGGCACTGACGACGAGAAGATCTCACACAGCGGCCCCGAGACGGCAGCGCTGAAGGCGGAGAACGACCTGCTGAAGAGCGCCGTGGAGgagag taAGAAGTGTGAGTCGGAGCTGCAGGCGCTGAGGGACAGTAGCGCCCGTCTGCAGGAGGCGCTGCAGGAGGCAGAGAGCTCCGCGGAGAGCTGGAAGACTCAGGCCACGCGGAGCCTGGAGGAGAACAACCAGCTGCGCAGCAAG atcgcAGAGCTGGAGCTTCAGTGTAAGGAGCTGAGTGTGGAGAGAGAGAGGAACGCTCAGCTCACGGTCCGAATTCAAGAGTTGGAAGCAGATCTGCAGGACAAACaacag GAGCTGGAGAATCTGCGCAAACAGGCCGAGATAATCCCACAGCTGATGGCGGAGTGTGAGAGCCTCAGCGGCAAACtacag gcggcGGAGCTCTCCAGCAGTGGTCTGCGTGAGCGTGTGGAGCTCCTGCAGGGTGAGGCGCAGCACCGGCAGCAGCAGCAGAACAGCCTGAAGACGGAGCTCAAACTCCTGATGGAGCAGCTGGACGGCAAGATCGACGAGCTGCACGAGGTCCGGCAGGGCATCTCCAAACTCGGCATCgacaactga
- the homer2 gene encoding homer protein homolog 2 isoform X1 encodes MGEQPIFTTRAHVFQIDPTTKKNWVPASKQAVTVSYFYDSARNSYRIISVDGTKVIINSTITPNMNFTKTSQKFGQWADSRANTVFGLGFASEQQLSKFAEKFLEVKEAAKLAREKSQDKMETSSDQSQESGRDTPSGNQPSSINGTDDEKISHSGPETAALKAENDLLKSAVEESKKCESELQALRDSSARLQEALQEAESSAESWKTQATRSLEENNQLRSKIAELELQCKELSVERERNAQLTVRIQELEADLQDKQQELENLRKQAEIIPQLMAECESLSGKLQAAELSSSGLRERVELLQGEAQHRQQQQNSLKTELKLLMEQLDGKIDELHEVRQGISKLGIDN; translated from the exons ATGGG ggaGCAGCCGATCTTCACCACCAGGGCTCATGTCTTCCAGATCGACCCCACGACCAAGAAGAACTGGGTTCCCGCCAGTAAACAGGCCGTTACGGTCTCCTACTTCTACGACAGCGCACGCAACAGCTACCGCATCATCAGCGTAGACGGAACAAAG gtgATCATCAACAGCACCATCACACCCAACATGAACTTCACTAAAACCTCTCAGAAGTTCGGGCAGTGGGCCGACAGCAGAGCCAACACGGTGTTCGGCCTCGGGTTCGCCTCCGAGCAGCAGCTGTCCAAG TTCGCAGAGAAGTTCCTGGAGGTCAAAGAGGCAGCAAAACTGGCCAGAGAGAAGTCTCAGGACAAGATGGAGACGTCGAGCGATCAGTCACAG GAGTCTGGGCGAGACACTCCGTCAGGGAATCAGCCGTCCAGCATCAACGGCACTGACGACGAGAAGATCTCACACAGCGGCCCCGAGACGGCAGCGCTGAAGGCGGAGAACGACCTGCTGAAGAGCGCCGTGGAGgagag taAGAAGTGTGAGTCGGAGCTGCAGGCGCTGAGGGACAGTAGCGCCCGTCTGCAGGAGGCGCTGCAGGAGGCAGAGAGCTCCGCGGAGAGCTGGAAGACTCAGGCCACGCGGAGCCTGGAGGAGAACAACCAGCTGCGCAGCAAG atcgcAGAGCTGGAGCTTCAGTGTAAGGAGCTGAGTGTGGAGAGAGAGAGGAACGCTCAGCTCACGGTCCGAATTCAAGAGTTGGAAGCAGATCTGCAGGACAAACaacag GAGCTGGAGAATCTGCGCAAACAGGCCGAGATAATCCCACAGCTGATGGCGGAGTGTGAGAGCCTCAGCGGCAAACtacag gcggcGGAGCTCTCCAGCAGTGGTCTGCGTGAGCGTGTGGAGCTCCTGCAGGGTGAGGCGCAGCACCGGCAGCAGCAGCAGAACAGCCTGAAGACGGAGCTCAAACTCCTGATGGAGCAGCTGGACGGCAAGATCGACGAGCTGCACGAGGTCCGGCAGGGCATCTCCAAACTCGGCATCgacaactga
- the homer2 gene encoding homer protein homolog 2 (The RefSeq protein has 1 substitution compared to this genomic sequence), with amino-acid sequence MGEQPIFTTRAHVFQIDPTTKKNWVPASKQAVTVSYFYDSARNSYRIISVDGTKVIINSTITPNMNFTKTSQKFGQWADSRANTVFGLGFASEQQLSKFAEKFLEVKEAAKLAREKSQDKMETSSDQSQESGRDTPSGNQPSSINGTDDEKISHSGPETAALKAESSAESRKTQATRSLEENNQLRSKIAELELQCKELSVERERNAQLTVRIQELEADLQDKQQELENLRKQAEIIPQLMAECESLSGKLQAAELSSSGLRERVELLQGEAQHRQQQQNSLKTELKLLMEQLDGKIDELHEVRQGISKLGIDN; translated from the exons ATGGG ggaGCAGCCGATCTTCACCACCAGGGCTCATGTCTTCCAGATCGACCCCACGACCAAGAAGAACTGGGTTCCCGCCAGTAAACAGGCCGTTACGGTCTCCTACTTCTACGACAGCGCACGCAACAGCTACCGCATCATCAGCGTAGACGGAACAAAG gtgATCATCAACAGCACCATCACACCCAACATGAACTTCACTAAAACCTCTCAGAAGTTCGGGCAGTGGGCCGACAGCAGAGCCAACACGGTGTTCGGCCTCGGGTTCGCCTCCGAGCAGCAGCTGTCCAAG TTCGCAGAGAAGTTCCTGGAGGTCAAAGAGGCAGCAAAACTGGCCAGAGAGAAGTCTCAGGACAAGATGGAGACGTCGAGCGATCAGTCACAG GAGTCTGGGCGAGACACTCCGTCAGGGAATCAGCCGTCCAGCATCAACGGCACTGACGACGAGAAGATCTCACACAGCGGCCCCGAGACGGCAGCGCTGAAG GCAGAGAGCTCCGCGGAGAGCTGGAAGACTCAGGCCACGCGGAGCCTGGAGGAGAACAACCAGCTGCGCAGCAAG atcgcAGAGCTGGAGCTTCAGTGTAAGGAGCTGAGTGTGGAGAGAGAGAGGAACGCTCAGCTCACGGTCCGAATTCAAGAGTTGGAAGCAGATCTGCAGGACAAACaacag GAGCTGGAGAATCTGCGCAAACAGGCCGAGATAATCCCACAGCTGATGGCGGAGTGTGAGAGCCTCAGCGGCAAACtacag gcggcGGAGCTCTCCAGCAGTGGTCTGCGTGAGCGTGTGGAGCTCCTGCAGGGTGAGGCGCAGCACCGGCAGCAGCAGCAGAACAGCCTGAAGACGGAGCTCAAACTCCTGATGGAGCAGCTGGACGGCAAGATCGACGAGCTGCACGAGGTCCGGCAGGGCATCTCCAAACTCGGCATCgacaactga
- the whamm gene encoding WASP homolog-associated protein with actin, membranes and microtubules — MDGERMDSLDGWVAVRSDAFAESERHRLRFIVEWNEIEAKFAVTCHDRTLQRRGDASGSRSALFSSAQLAHAHNQLSAVTQELSALFPDLSAFREPGLWELLFSGAPRGDADAPCRLLERYLSVAVDACGRRIVLDALFCVSEEDERQYFENMQEFKSRAMREHLTRTGDALRALVQTHGSADGLLQLMMVFQQEDEAFREFQSEATLYYQNLLQPFRDMREIATLYKTEILKCLQYEELGPKRVSELEAEMKEWNQRGETAVQSIQELTAEYFRETSRALTGMVKQMEQDQKRFGHASWAKATPRQENLKFLLAKETLQHMRAKEMCIKRTRDEIRQKMRSVAEAGVCVVSALELQYYETQLELHDCRFEILKNEELLLVTQIQTTQRQMKELQEQVVYYDTCEDPQELQDVQVDVSPAHTHLQQQLRHLENKRGAISSRRAYLRNQRALCVEARAQQQRSEEQRSEQLRQHHSAQLKREKRRTDEEEQKQWVENERAKTLTRLRCFRQRRQGQFVLQTAKVNPESHDSSRDDSSQPLSIISLEPQSSTPKRKGRSQKQRDIPVQILLPPEPGSAKPDQTPVLAPPLAPPPPPPAPPPPPAPLAPPPAPPTSVKVPIRSSLEQNAGSMDALLASLQRGQQQLRRVTVDSDGDSGGGDPRNNLLSAIRQGVALKKAPSTRAPPLRDSELERSIRAAMMRMKKVSNESEDEERSDSPSGDWDS, encoded by the exons ATGGACGGCGAGCGGATGGACAGTCTGGACGGCTGGGTCGCGGTCAGGAGCGACGCGTTCGCGGAGAGCGAGCGTCACCGGCTCCGGTTCATCGTGGAGTGGAACGAGATCGAGGCGAAGTTCGCGGTGACCTGTCACGACCGGACGCTGCAGCGGCGCGGGGACGCGAGCGGGAGTCGCAGCGCTCTGTTTTCCAGCGCGCAGCTCGCGCACGCGCACAACCAGCTGAGCGCGGTCACGCAGGAGCTCTCCGCGCTGTTCCCGGACCTGTCGGCGTTCCGCGAGCCCGGCCTGTGGGAGCTGCTGTTCTCCGGCGCGCCGCGGGGCGATGCTGACGCGCCCTGCCGCCTCCTGGAGCGCTACCTGAGCGTCGCGGTGGACGCGTGCGGCCGCAGGATCGTGCTGGACGCGCTGTTCTGCGTCTCCGAGGAGGATGAGCGTCAATACTTCGAGAACATGCAGGAGTTCAAGAGCAGAGCCATGCGCGAGCACCTGACGCGCACCGGGGACGCGCTGCGGGCG TTGGTCCAGACCCACGGCTCGGCTGACGGGCTCCTGCAGCTGATGATGGTGTTCCAGCAGGAGGACGAGGCCTTCCGGGAGTTCCAGAGCGAAGCCACACTGTACTACCAGAACCTGCTGCAACCCTTCAGGGACATGAGGGAGATCGCCACACTGTACAAGACGGAGATcctg aagTGTCTGCAGTATGAGGAACTGGGCCCGAAGCGTGTGAGTGAACTGGAGGCTGAGATGAAGGAATGGAACCAGCGCGGAGAAACAGCAGTCCAGTCCATACAGGAGCTCACAGCAGAGTACTTCAGGGAGACCAGCAGAGCACTgacag GAATGGTGAAGCAAATGGAACAGGATCAGAAAAGATTTGGCCACGCCTCTTGGGCAAAAGCCACGCCCAGACAAGAGAATCTTAAATTTCTATTGGCTAAAGAGACGCTGCAGCACATGAGGGCCAAAGAGATGTGCATCAAACGCACGAGAGACGAGATCCGacagaag atgcGCAGTGTGGCAGAGGCTGGAGTGTGTGTGGTGAGCGCGCTGGAGCTGCAGTATTATGAGACACAGCTGGAGCTGCATGACTGCAGGTTCGAGATCCTGAAGAATGAAGAGCTGCTGCTGGTGACACAGATCCAGACAACACAGCGGCAGATgaaag aaCTGCAGGAACAGGTGGTGTATTATGACACCTGTGAGGACCCCCAGGAGCTGCAGGATGTTCAGGTGGATGTAAGCCCCgcccacacacacctgcagcagcAGCTCAGACACCTGGAGAACAAACGAGGAGCCATTTCATCACGCAGAGCTTACCTGAGGAACCAgcgg gcgCTGTGTGTGGAGGCTCGTGCGCAGCAGCAGCGTTCAGAGGAGCAGAGGTCTGAGCAGCTCCGCCAGCACCATTCAGCACAGCTG aAGCGAGAGAAGCGGAGGACTGATGAAGAGGAGCAGAAGCAGTGGGTGGAGAACGAGAGAGCGAAGACCCTCACCAGACTGCGCTGTTtcagacag cggcGTCAGGGTCAGTTTGTTTTACAGACTGCTAAAGTGAATCCCGAGTCACATGACTCCAGCAGAGATGACTCCTCCCAGCCCCTGTCAATCATCAGCCTGGAGCCGCAGAGCTCCACCCCCAAAAGGAAGGGGCGGAGTCAGAAGCAGCGTGACATCCCAGTACAAATTCTGCTGCCTCCTGAACCTGGATCAGCGAAACCAGACCAGACTCCTGTCCTGGCTCCTCCCCTAGCTCCGCCTCCTCCTCCCCCTGCTCCTCCTCCCCCACCGGCTCCTCTGGCCCCTCCCCCTGCTCCGCCCACCAGTGTGAAGGTGCCCATCCGCAGCAGCCTGGAGCAGAACGCAG gGTCGATGGATGCGCTGTTGGCGTCTCTGCAGCGCGGTCAGCAGCAGCTGCGCAGGGTTACGGTGGACAGCGATGGCGACAGCggcggtggcgaccccagaaacAACCTCCTGTCAGCCATTCGTCAGGGCGTGGCTCTAAAGAAGGCTCCGTCCACCCGTGCCCCGCCCCTCAGAGACTCAGAGCTGGAGCGCAGCATCAGAGCCGCCATGATGAGGATGAAGAAGGTGTCGAACGAGTCTGAGGATGAAGAGCGCAGCGACTCGCCGTCCGGAGACTGGGACAGCTAA